A genomic region of Pseudoalteromonas piscicida contains the following coding sequences:
- a CDS encoding ABC transporter substrate-binding protein gives MFHYYAALLLFLFSMQVAALEKVTLQLKWTHQFQFAGYYMAKEKGFYQEEGLDVHILPADPHNPNVDFRVLYGQAQFGVFHSGLLKQRLNGKPFVALAAILQSSPYCWMVRADSDIYVPRDFQGKRLSHLGHTENGELLMMLQRAGVNTQNMRLYSGSEPLKDFIAGKFDAMQVYSTNEPYTVQQSGLSTREICPKQFGLNVYADVLFTTESVLENRPELVKRFRRASLKGWRYAMLHLEETLAITKQQYATQKPLEQLAFEAEKLREFIKVANIPIGTMSTAKWQWIAQLYHLDVSQFHEHKARFIYSEVKNEQPKLSWVLIIAAILTLVCIPMYIHLIFSRKYHQQLR, from the coding sequence ATGTTTCATTACTATGCTGCGTTATTACTATTCTTGTTTAGCATGCAGGTTGCCGCTCTTGAAAAAGTCACATTACAGTTAAAGTGGACGCATCAATTTCAGTTTGCTGGCTACTATATGGCAAAAGAAAAGGGGTTCTATCAAGAAGAAGGATTAGACGTTCATATTCTTCCTGCCGATCCCCATAATCCTAACGTTGATTTTCGCGTGCTATACGGGCAAGCACAGTTCGGTGTGTTTCACTCCGGTCTACTGAAACAAAGGCTCAACGGTAAGCCCTTTGTGGCGCTTGCTGCGATACTACAGTCTTCTCCTTATTGTTGGATGGTAAGAGCCGACAGTGATATTTATGTTCCCCGTGATTTTCAGGGGAAACGCCTCAGTCATTTAGGACACACAGAAAACGGTGAGTTGCTCATGATGTTGCAACGTGCAGGCGTCAATACACAAAATATGCGCTTGTATTCAGGCAGTGAGCCACTGAAAGACTTTATCGCGGGTAAATTTGATGCGATGCAAGTTTATAGCACCAATGAGCCCTATACCGTGCAGCAAAGCGGTCTATCAACCCGTGAAATTTGCCCTAAGCAGTTTGGTTTAAACGTTTATGCTGACGTGCTCTTTACTACGGAAAGCGTACTAGAAAACCGTCCTGAGCTTGTTAAACGTTTTCGTCGTGCGAGTCTTAAAGGTTGGCGATACGCTATGTTACATCTAGAAGAAACCTTAGCGATAACTAAACAGCAATACGCTACCCAAAAACCCCTAGAACAGCTCGCATTTGAGGCAGAGAAGTTAAGGGAGTTCATCAAGGTGGCTAATATTCCAATTGGAACAATGTCAACGGCAAAATGGCAATGGATAGCACAGCTATATCACTTAGATGTGAGTCAGTTTCATGAACACAAAGCGCGCTTTATTTATTCAGAAGTGAAGAATGAACAACCTAAGCTATCTTGGGTGTTGATTATTGCAGCGATTTTGACATTGGTTTGTATCCCAATGTATATCCACTTAATTTTTTCTCGTAAATATCATCAACAATTACGCTAG
- a CDS encoding response regulator: MKNKKMSLINKVKNRYIGALLAMAILLSMAMGVMQYLLYQQSQDAHVINIAGMQRMLSQRIALFSAQEDKIDSEVLRQTIDKFESNHEFLTKTEGGEAIYLNEALAALYYQEPVQLDLQSNTFITLSRSQLQLSTPQLVEQIFTASQHILPKLNEAVSLFEQQARSKTEMVRKIELLIWLLGLLLLFIEAKFVFRPMAQEIAETLDKLEAARKLADDALHSKSRFLARVSHELRTPLQAIHGYLDEYLSNKEIQHLQHVKSAANQLDVLLYSVQDFNNLSEQEVVIERHQVALREVIKSACIAFQLTAHKKSLAFNLALSNELDVTCYCDCKRVGWLISELVNNAIKFTERGSIQVFADLVVDEDTPYLEFVVEDTGPGFDYQQLREAVHSEHFQGAQLGLKRCQLLTSALGGRLDFIEREPTGTRATLRVPIEIDNQQTLARKMKPVSARILLVEDNLLNARVIEKMLQPVAKQVTHVEHGEGALEVYEVGKFDIVLMDLNMPVMDGFEATERLRVLDPAVPILVVTANTNAEDLDKVYALGATAHLYKPLHPDVLHSKVALLLNECGDLVSS, encoded by the coding sequence ATGAAAAACAAAAAAATGTCGTTAATAAATAAAGTTAAAAATCGTTATATCGGGGCATTACTAGCTATGGCTATATTGCTGTCGATGGCGATGGGGGTTATGCAGTATTTACTGTATCAGCAGAGCCAAGACGCACACGTAATTAATATTGCGGGTATGCAGCGGATGCTGTCCCAACGTATCGCACTTTTCAGTGCACAAGAGGATAAAATAGACAGTGAGGTGCTGCGTCAAACCATTGATAAATTTGAAAGTAATCATGAGTTTTTAACTAAAACAGAGGGAGGAGAGGCTATTTATTTGAATGAGGCGCTTGCAGCGCTTTACTACCAAGAGCCAGTGCAATTGGATTTGCAAAGTAATACTTTTATCACTTTATCAAGGTCTCAGTTACAGCTATCCACTCCTCAACTGGTGGAACAAATCTTTACTGCATCTCAGCATATACTCCCAAAACTGAATGAGGCCGTTTCACTATTCGAGCAGCAAGCGCGAAGTAAGACAGAGATGGTGAGGAAAATTGAATTGTTAATTTGGCTGCTCGGACTGTTGCTGCTGTTTATAGAAGCGAAATTTGTATTTCGTCCAATGGCACAAGAAATTGCTGAGACACTTGATAAATTAGAGGCGGCAAGAAAGCTTGCCGACGATGCACTACACTCAAAATCACGATTTTTAGCACGCGTTAGTCACGAGCTAAGAACGCCATTGCAGGCTATTCATGGGTATTTAGATGAATATCTGAGTAACAAAGAAATCCAACACTTACAGCATGTGAAAAGCGCGGCAAATCAATTGGATGTATTACTTTATTCGGTTCAAGATTTTAATAACCTTTCCGAGCAAGAAGTGGTAATTGAGCGTCATCAAGTCGCGTTGCGAGAAGTAATAAAATCAGCCTGTATTGCCTTTCAACTAACCGCACACAAGAAATCTCTCGCTTTTAATTTGGCATTGAGCAATGAGTTAGATGTGACCTGTTATTGTGATTGTAAGCGTGTTGGTTGGTTGATCAGTGAATTGGTCAATAATGCAATTAAATTTACTGAGCGTGGCAGCATTCAAGTATTTGCGGATCTGGTTGTAGATGAAGATACGCCATATTTAGAGTTTGTTGTTGAAGATACTGGGCCTGGGTTCGACTATCAGCAGCTACGAGAAGCTGTGCATAGCGAACATTTTCAAGGGGCGCAGTTAGGGCTTAAACGTTGCCAATTACTCACCTCAGCGCTTGGGGGACGATTAGATTTTATTGAGAGGGAGCCAACGGGTACAAGAGCAACCTTGAGAGTTCCCATTGAAATTGACAACCAACAGACATTGGCTCGTAAAATGAAGCCGGTGTCAGCTCGCATTTTGCTAGTGGAAGATAACTTACTAAATGCGCGCGTGATTGAAAAAATGCTCCAGCCCGTAGCCAAACAAGTAACGCATGTTGAACATGGTGAAGGTGCCCTTGAAGTATATGAGGTGGGTAAGTTCGATATCGTGCTAATGGATTTAAATATGCCTGTGATGGATGGCTTTGAAGCCACTGAGCGTTTGAGAGTGCTAGATCCGGCCGTGCCTATTTTGGTCGTGACCGCAAATACTAATGCGGAGGATTTGGATAAGGTCTACGCACTTGGTGCAACGGCTCATTTGTATAAGCCGTTGCACCCGGATGTGCTGCATAGCAAAGTGGCGCTATTACTGAATGAGTGTGGAGACTTAGTCTCGTCTTAA
- the ilvD gene encoding dihydroxy-acid dehydratase — MAKLRSKTTTEGRQRAGARALWRATGMTDSDFHKPIVAVVNSYTQFVPGHVHLNQLSALMADAITEAGGVPREFNTIAIDDGIAMGHGGMLYSLPSRDLIADSVEYMVNAHCADAMVCISNCDKITPGMLLAALRLNIPVIFVSGGPMEAGKTRLADIDLKLDLVDAMVKGADPTVSDEDSEQVERSACPTCGSCSGMFTANSMNCLLEALGLALPGNGTTLATHKDRQQLYLGAANRIMALCDEYYGKDNEQVLPRNIANQAAFMNAMTLDIAMGGSSNTVLHLLAAAQEGFVDFDMNDIDRLSRSTPFLCKVAPATQQYHIEDVHRAGGIMAILNELARGNKLDLSVGHVAGGNLGEVIARWNAADRDNERAQTFYRAGPAGIRTTQAMSQEYRWDELDLDREGGCIRSIKHAFRQDGGLAVLKGNLAPDGCIVKSAGVADEMLRFTGPAVVFESQDDAVEGILGGQVKKGDVVIIRYEGPKGGPGMQEMLYPTSYLKSMGLDKDCALLTDGRFSGGTSGLSIGHASPEAASGGNLALVENGDVVAIDIYNRSIDVKLDDTELALRHEKQLARGKEAYKPVNRERYVSPALKAYALLATSADKGAVRDLQKLEELG; from the coding sequence ATGGCTAAATTACGGAGCAAGACAACTACAGAGGGCAGACAACGCGCGGGTGCTCGTGCATTGTGGCGAGCAACGGGAATGACGGACAGTGATTTCCATAAACCGATCGTTGCGGTCGTGAATTCATATACCCAATTTGTTCCGGGTCATGTTCACCTCAATCAACTTAGCGCATTAATGGCTGATGCGATAACAGAAGCAGGCGGCGTACCCCGTGAATTTAATACCATTGCTATTGATGATGGTATCGCCATGGGCCACGGCGGCATGCTTTACTCGCTTCCGTCTCGAGACTTAATTGCAGATTCGGTAGAGTACATGGTTAATGCTCATTGTGCTGATGCCATGGTCTGCATTTCTAACTGCGACAAAATCACCCCAGGCATGCTACTTGCTGCACTGCGGTTGAATATTCCGGTGATCTTTGTTTCCGGCGGCCCGATGGAAGCGGGAAAAACTCGCTTAGCGGATATCGATCTGAAATTGGATCTTGTCGACGCTATGGTGAAAGGCGCAGATCCAACTGTGAGTGATGAAGATTCTGAGCAAGTTGAGCGCTCTGCCTGTCCTACTTGTGGTTCGTGTTCAGGTATGTTTACTGCCAACTCCATGAACTGTCTACTAGAAGCGCTGGGCTTAGCGTTGCCTGGAAATGGTACGACACTTGCGACACACAAAGACCGCCAACAGCTGTATTTGGGCGCAGCAAATCGTATCATGGCTTTGTGCGACGAATACTATGGTAAAGATAACGAGCAAGTGCTGCCACGCAACATTGCTAACCAAGCCGCGTTTATGAACGCCATGACATTAGATATCGCGATGGGCGGTTCATCTAATACCGTGCTGCATTTATTGGCGGCAGCGCAAGAAGGCTTTGTCGATTTTGATATGAATGACATAGACCGCTTATCTCGCAGCACACCATTTTTATGTAAGGTTGCTCCGGCAACACAGCAGTATCACATTGAAGACGTTCACCGTGCTGGCGGCATTATGGCCATCCTCAATGAGCTGGCCAGAGGCAATAAATTGGACTTGTCGGTGGGGCACGTTGCTGGCGGAAATCTAGGTGAAGTTATTGCACGTTGGAATGCTGCAGACCGTGATAACGAACGGGCACAAACTTTCTATCGCGCGGGGCCTGCTGGGATCCGCACTACCCAAGCTATGAGCCAAGAGTATCGCTGGGATGAGCTTGATTTAGACCGTGAAGGCGGCTGTATTCGCTCCATCAAGCATGCCTTTAGGCAAGATGGCGGCCTTGCAGTATTGAAAGGTAACTTAGCGCCTGATGGTTGTATCGTGAAAAGTGCCGGGGTGGCCGATGAAATGCTGCGCTTTACAGGGCCTGCTGTAGTATTTGAATCTCAAGACGATGCCGTCGAGGGGATACTGGGTGGCCAAGTTAAGAAAGGTGATGTAGTGATCATTCGCTACGAAGGACCTAAAGGTGGTCCGGGTATGCAAGAAATGCTGTATCCAACTAGCTATCTTAAATCGATGGGGCTAGATAAAGACTGCGCTTTACTTACCGATGGTCGTTTTTCCGGCGGTACTTCTGGACTTTCTATTGGCCATGCGTCTCCAGAGGCTGCCAGTGGTGGCAATCTGGCGCTGGTTGAAAACGGCGATGTTGTCGCTATCGACATCTATAACCGCAGTATTGACGTTAAACTGGACGACACCGAGTTGGCGCTGCGCCATGAAAAGCAACTCGCTCGTGGTAAAGAAGCGTACAAACCAGTTAACAGAGAACGTTATGTGAGTCCCGCGCTAAAAGCCTATGCACTGTTAGCCACGAGTGCAGACAAAGGCGCGGTACGTGACTTACAAAAACTAGAGGAGTTAGGCTAG
- the ilvM gene encoding acetolactate synthase 2 small subunit, with product MKHHLTVAVKQQSIAVERFLRVARHRGFRLTNLELQGQDDLFHVKMTVDSDKPIYLLTSQLSKLVEVQAVDLHTLQKQAI from the coding sequence ATGAAACACCATTTAACCGTTGCAGTAAAACAACAGAGCATCGCAGTGGAGCGCTTTTTACGCGTAGCCAGACATCGCGGATTTCGCTTAACGAATTTGGAATTACAAGGTCAAGATGACTTATTCCACGTCAAAATGACCGTAGATAGTGACAAACCTATCTATTTATTAACCTCACAACTGAGTAAGCTAGTAGAAGTGCAAGCGGTTGACTTGCATACACTACAGAAACAGGCAATATAG
- the ilvA gene encoding threonine ammonia-lyase, biosynthetic: MVSQELDYFRAIIQANVAPLVEVTQVNQLEQMSAQLGNQIWLKREDQQPVYSFKLRGAYNKLRQLPKGSRVYTASAGNHAQGVALSATHLGQHATIVMPVTTPEIKVNAVRKLGGEVILHGHHFDAAKQYALDLCEAQNGVFVPPFDDKDVIIGQGTVARELIQQLDELDVVFIPVGGGGLLAGMAVYLKSLRPDIRVIGVEAEDSACLKAALEAGKPVELERVGGFADGVAVKLIGTETFRLAQKFCDEVVTVNADEICAAVQDIFVETRATAEPSGALSTAGLKKWLTQTGEKGLSVAAILSGANLNFDRLRYIAERAALGAKHEALLGVTIPEEKGSFKRFCHSLGGRAITEFNYRYAGCGEAQIFVGVGLRNGQQELTELTASLHQNGYLFDDLSDNELAKLHVRYMVGGKPPSVMNERLLRFEFPEYPGALARFLDMLGCNWNITLFHYRNHGAAQGNVLAAFEVEPSDYERFDEHLAKLAYQFQEETDNPCFTRFLHGEQLAKQKAG; the protein is encoded by the coding sequence ATGGTTTCCCAAGAGCTTGATTACTTTAGAGCCATTATTCAGGCGAATGTGGCACCGCTCGTTGAGGTAACGCAAGTGAATCAACTAGAGCAAATGTCAGCCCAGCTTGGTAACCAAATTTGGCTGAAAAGAGAGGACCAACAGCCGGTCTATTCTTTCAAATTGCGTGGTGCGTATAACAAGCTACGTCAGTTACCGAAAGGATCGCGGGTGTATACCGCTTCTGCGGGTAATCATGCTCAAGGGGTTGCACTAAGTGCAACGCATCTAGGTCAGCACGCTACCATTGTAATGCCTGTGACTACGCCAGAGATCAAGGTCAACGCGGTTCGTAAGCTCGGTGGTGAAGTGATCTTACACGGCCATCACTTTGATGCGGCAAAGCAGTACGCGCTAGATCTTTGTGAAGCGCAAAATGGTGTTTTTGTCCCACCATTTGATGATAAAGATGTGATCATCGGCCAAGGTACGGTGGCGCGAGAGTTAATTCAGCAACTTGATGAACTAGACGTCGTATTTATTCCCGTAGGAGGAGGTGGTTTGCTTGCGGGAATGGCGGTGTATTTGAAGTCACTTCGCCCTGATATCCGTGTTATTGGGGTAGAAGCTGAGGACAGCGCATGCCTTAAAGCCGCGTTAGAAGCCGGAAAACCCGTGGAGCTTGAGCGAGTCGGTGGTTTTGCGGATGGTGTAGCGGTGAAGCTTATTGGCACTGAAACTTTTCGATTAGCACAAAAGTTTTGTGATGAAGTCGTGACGGTTAATGCCGATGAAATTTGTGCGGCGGTTCAAGATATTTTTGTGGAGACGAGAGCAACTGCAGAGCCTTCCGGCGCGTTATCAACCGCGGGTTTGAAGAAGTGGCTCACGCAAACGGGTGAAAAGGGGCTGAGTGTTGCGGCTATCTTGTCAGGCGCTAATTTAAACTTCGATCGGTTGAGATATATCGCCGAAAGAGCGGCGCTAGGTGCTAAACATGAAGCATTGCTCGGGGTGACTATTCCAGAGGAAAAAGGCAGCTTTAAGCGTTTTTGTCACTCTCTTGGTGGCCGAGCGATCACTGAGTTTAACTATCGCTATGCCGGCTGTGGCGAAGCGCAAATTTTTGTTGGTGTTGGGCTTAGAAATGGCCAGCAAGAGCTAACTGAGTTAACCGCTTCATTGCATCAAAACGGCTACCTGTTTGATGACTTATCAGATAACGAACTGGCAAAGTTACATGTGCGATATATGGTAGGCGGCAAACCGCCGAGCGTCATGAATGAACGTTTATTGCGGTTTGAATTTCCTGAATATCCAGGCGCATTAGCACGCTTTTTAGACATGCTCGGCTGTAATTGGAATATTACTTTATTTCATTATCGCAATCACGGTGCGGCACAAGGCAATGTGTTAGCCGCTTTTGAAGTTGAGCCCAGTGATTATGAGCGCTTTGATGAACATCTTGCAAAGTTAGCGTATCAGTTTCAAGAAGAAACAGATAACCCGTGTTTTACACGCTTTTTGCATGGCGAGCAGTTAGCAAAGCAAAAGGCTGGATAA
- a CDS encoding branched-chain amino acid transaminase — translation MTQTSEVIWHNGEMVPYFQATTHVLSHALHYGSSVFEGIRAYDTPNGPAVFRLTDHIQRLFDSAKIYRMEIPFTKEEVIAACKETIRANDFTNAYLRPFAFLGHVGLGLNPKSHRADMTVAAMEWGAYLGEEGLAQGVDVCVSSWSRLAPNTMPTAAKAGGNYLSSQLISGEAKRNGYVEGIALDVNGYLSEGAGENLFVVKKGVLYTPPTTACILPGLTRDTIIHLAKKRGYEVREEPIAREALYLADEFFMVGTAAEVVPVRSVDKITVGNGGRGPITEELQQAYFALVKGQADDENGWLEYVND, via the coding sequence ATGACACAAACATCAGAAGTAATTTGGCATAACGGTGAAATGGTTCCTTATTTTCAAGCGACCACCCATGTGCTTAGTCATGCTTTACATTATGGCAGCTCAGTTTTTGAAGGGATCCGTGCTTACGATACGCCAAATGGCCCAGCTGTTTTCCGCTTAACCGATCATATTCAACGCCTCTTTGATTCCGCGAAGATCTACCGTATGGAAATTCCTTTTACCAAAGAGGAAGTAATCGCAGCGTGTAAAGAGACAATCCGCGCAAATGACTTTACCAATGCTTACCTTCGTCCATTTGCATTTTTGGGTCATGTAGGTCTTGGTTTAAACCCGAAATCGCACCGTGCAGACATGACAGTCGCTGCGATGGAATGGGGTGCATACCTTGGTGAAGAAGGCTTAGCGCAAGGTGTTGATGTGTGTGTTTCTTCTTGGAGCCGCCTTGCACCAAATACCATGCCTACCGCGGCTAAAGCGGGTGGTAACTATTTATCTTCACAGCTTATTTCAGGTGAGGCGAAGCGTAATGGTTATGTTGAAGGGATCGCACTTGATGTTAATGGTTACCTAAGCGAAGGTGCTGGTGAGAACTTATTTGTTGTGAAAAAAGGTGTGCTTTATACCCCGCCAACCACAGCTTGTATTCTACCTGGTCTTACGCGCGACACTATCATTCATTTGGCAAAAAAACGCGGTTATGAAGTACGTGAAGAGCCAATTGCTCGCGAAGCGCTTTATCTTGCTGATGAGTTCTTTATGGTTGGTACCGCAGCGGAAGTAGTACCTGTTCGCAGCGTAGACAAGATTACCGTGGGTAATGGTGGTAGAGGTCCAATTACGGAAGAGTTACAGCAGGCCTATTTCGCTTTGGTTAAAGGTCAAGCTGATGACGAAAATGGCTGGTTAGAATACGTAAACGATTAA
- the ilvG gene encoding acetolactate synthase 2 catalytic subunit yields the protein MSNPTTGAQLVIKVLEEQGVKHVFGYPGGAIMPICDALYGAPVKHYLTRHEQGAGFAAVGYARSTGKLGVCFATSGPGATNLITALADAMMDSVPLLAITGQVPTAAIGSDAFQEVDVLGMSLSCTKHSYMVERAEDLAEVLQEAMYLAQSGRPGPVLVDIPKDIQLAKVPFHPFAAPQDEQPKVSQTEVAKANQLLCDAKRPVAYIGGGVQSADAQSQLMQFLEKTHMPAVSTLKALGSVTPDYDYDLGMLGMHGTQAANLAVQQCDLLVCIGARFDDRVTGNLAKFAAGAKVIHLDIDPAEVGKRKPAAASLIADLKQSLPQLECVVTNSEWLETIEALQRQHAWRYDYPGEKVFAPYLLNQLSQKLPNTAVVCCDVGQHQMWVAQHMKFSHPSNHLSSGGAGTMGFGLPAAIGAQIARPDNTVITVSGDGSIMMNIQELATIRRNNLPVKILILDNQRLGMVRQWQQLFFDGRYSETDLSDNPDFVSLAAVFGIPGQTITHANQVDDAVDAIVNAQGPYILHACIDDKENVWPLVPPGAANDEMMTESLS from the coding sequence ATGAGCAATCCAACAACCGGCGCACAACTTGTTATCAAGGTGCTAGAAGAGCAAGGCGTTAAACACGTATTTGGTTACCCAGGTGGTGCCATCATGCCCATTTGTGACGCTTTGTATGGCGCGCCAGTTAAGCATTATTTGACTCGTCATGAGCAAGGTGCTGGTTTTGCTGCTGTTGGGTATGCTCGCAGTACAGGTAAGCTTGGGGTTTGTTTCGCCACTTCTGGACCCGGCGCGACGAATCTTATCACCGCACTTGCTGATGCCATGATGGATTCAGTTCCGCTATTGGCTATCACTGGGCAAGTGCCGACCGCTGCTATCGGTTCGGATGCCTTTCAAGAGGTGGATGTACTGGGCATGTCTCTGTCATGTACCAAGCACAGCTACATGGTTGAGCGAGCGGAAGACTTGGCTGAGGTATTACAAGAAGCCATGTACTTAGCGCAGTCTGGCCGACCCGGTCCTGTGTTGGTCGATATTCCTAAAGATATCCAGTTAGCTAAAGTACCTTTTCATCCTTTTGCTGCGCCACAAGACGAACAGCCGAAGGTTTCGCAAACTGAAGTAGCAAAAGCCAATCAATTATTATGTGATGCTAAACGACCTGTTGCCTACATTGGTGGTGGCGTGCAAAGCGCCGATGCGCAGTCACAGCTGATGCAATTTTTAGAAAAGACCCATATGCCGGCCGTATCGACGCTAAAAGCTTTGGGCAGCGTAACCCCAGATTATGATTATGACTTAGGAATGCTCGGTATGCACGGTACTCAAGCGGCGAATCTGGCGGTTCAGCAATGCGACTTGCTGGTATGTATCGGGGCGCGATTTGATGACCGTGTTACGGGGAATTTGGCAAAGTTTGCTGCAGGGGCGAAGGTGATCCATTTAGATATCGACCCTGCAGAAGTGGGCAAACGTAAACCCGCAGCCGCTTCGCTTATTGCAGATTTAAAACAGTCATTGCCGCAACTTGAATGTGTGGTTACGAATAGCGAATGGTTAGAAACCATCGAAGCACTGCAACGTCAACATGCATGGCGTTATGACTATCCTGGCGAAAAAGTATTTGCACCGTATTTGTTAAATCAACTGAGCCAAAAGCTACCCAATACAGCGGTAGTGTGCTGCGATGTAGGCCAACATCAAATGTGGGTGGCCCAGCACATGAAATTCAGTCATCCAAGCAATCACTTAAGTAGTGGCGGTGCAGGCACGATGGGATTTGGCTTACCAGCTGCAATTGGTGCACAGATAGCACGTCCAGATAACACAGTGATCACGGTATCTGGCGATGGCTCCATCATGATGAATATTCAAGAGTTGGCAACCATCCGCCGTAATAACCTGCCAGTTAAAATATTAATATTAGACAACCAAAGGCTGGGTATGGTGAGACAGTGGCAGCAACTCTTTTTTGACGGTCGTTACAGTGAAACCGACCTGTCAGACAATCCAGATTTTGTCTCTTTGGCTGCCGTGTTCGGTATTCCTGGGCAGACAATTACTCATGCAAACCAAGTAGATGACGCCGTTGACGCCATAGTGAATGCGCAAGGGCCCTATATTTTACATGCTTGTATCGACGATAAAGAAAACGTATGGCCGCTTGTTCCACCTGGTGCTGCCAATGATGAAATGATGACGGAGAGCCTTTCATGA
- a CDS encoding TraB/GumN family protein, giving the protein MVKVFSPLLFIYLCLSLFSNLANAEVGLWKIEKDNKTSYLFGTVHVGDEQMHGLPAKVKSAIASSDRVMVEVNLEALSPFAIQQRSMPFMLLKNNQTLKDQLSAEVYQKLQDYFSKKQIDIALFERYAPWAVMVTMLQLEYQKLGFTDTNGIDKQVIAYANEKKIPIGEFETLEYQLEMFSQLSIHSDAMLKETFAQMSDLNTYFLDLVSAWRSGDLEKLSHYYQVSFSDDKYGKLAEQLMIIERNNNWVQMLKKQLPNESTFIAVGALHLVEKYGLVEQLKNNGYSVTRL; this is encoded by the coding sequence ATGGTTAAAGTATTTTCACCATTGTTATTTATTTATCTTTGCTTAAGCCTTTTCAGCAATCTCGCCAACGCAGAAGTTGGCCTGTGGAAAATAGAAAAGGACAACAAAACGTCGTACTTATTTGGTACCGTCCACGTCGGTGACGAACAAATGCATGGTTTACCTGCCAAGGTAAAAAGCGCCATTGCGAGCAGTGATAGAGTCATGGTTGAAGTGAACTTAGAGGCGCTCTCTCCATTTGCGATCCAACAGCGCTCCATGCCATTTATGCTGTTAAAAAACAACCAAACTCTAAAAGACCAACTCTCCGCAGAAGTCTATCAGAAGCTACAAGACTACTTTTCGAAAAAGCAAATAGATATCGCCTTATTTGAACGCTATGCGCCATGGGCCGTGATGGTAACTATGCTACAACTGGAATATCAAAAGCTTGGATTTACCGATACCAATGGCATCGATAAACAAGTAATAGCCTATGCAAACGAAAAGAAGATCCCAATTGGTGAATTTGAAACCTTAGAATATCAGCTTGAAATGTTCAGTCAGCTGAGTATTCATAGTGACGCTATGCTCAAGGAAACATTTGCACAGATGTCTGATTTGAATACCTACTTCTTGGATTTAGTTTCCGCATGGCGAAGCGGCGATTTGGAGAAGTTATCGCATTACTACCAGGTAAGTTTTTCGGATGACAAATACGGCAAATTAGCCGAGCAACTGATGATCATTGAACGCAATAATAACTGGGTACAAATGCTTAAAAAGCAACTCCCTAATGAATCAACGTTTATTGCCGTTGGTGCATTACACCTTGTTGAAAAATATGGCCTTGTTGAGCAACTTAAAAATAACGGCTATTCAGTCACCCGACTATAA
- a CDS encoding DUF4097 family beta strand repeat-containing protein, translated as MKKLALVLALSAAAMTAQAKDSKTITASFPSNSLAELEVDIAVGKIDLQTYNGNTIEVEILVEPKESDSWFGKPDVSEATLNSNTSGDKLSLEINSDDYELSWQVKVPVNLALDVEVGVGKIDIQDLNNSADLEVGVGKIKIETTTTDFKKVSLDSGVGKTAMSGFGNVETSEKSMVGSTTDYRGQGQYSIDAEVGVGNIRLRRD; from the coding sequence ATGAAAAAGTTAGCGTTAGTTTTAGCATTAAGTGCAGCGGCAATGACTGCACAAGCAAAAGATTCAAAAACCATTACAGCATCATTCCCAAGCAATAGCCTAGCCGAGTTAGAAGTGGATATTGCCGTAGGTAAAATCGATCTACAAACTTACAACGGCAACACCATAGAGGTCGAAATTTTGGTTGAACCGAAAGAGTCAGACAGTTGGTTTGGTAAACCAGATGTAAGTGAAGCTACCCTAAACAGCAACACATCGGGGGATAAGCTTTCACTTGAAATCAATTCGGATGATTATGAACTATCTTGGCAAGTTAAGGTGCCTGTTAATTTGGCCTTAGATGTTGAGGTTGGTGTTGGCAAAATTGATATTCAAGATCTTAATAACTCTGCTGATTTAGAGGTAGGCGTAGGAAAAATTAAAATTGAGACTACCACCACCGATTTCAAAAAGGTGTCTTTAGATTCAGGTGTTGGTAAAACGGCAATGTCAGGTTTTGGCAACGTAGAAACTTCTGAAAAGAGTATGGTTGGCTCAACAACAGACTATCGTGGTCAAGGCCAGTATTCCATCGATGCAGAAGTCGGGGTTGGAAATATTCGTTTAAGACGAGACTAA